Within Sorghum bicolor cultivar BTx623 chromosome 2, Sorghum_bicolor_NCBIv3, whole genome shotgun sequence, the genomic segment GTACGCGAGAACACAATATCACAACTCATATATAGGTACTGTAACTGTGCATAAGCTAAACAATATGCAGATGTGGTAAAATGTGTGGATAACTGGGGTGGGACTGTACGTCCGCTCATGGTTTTGCCTCCGGCTCCGGGTAGTGGCCCTCCGGCTTCGGTGGCAGCTCAGCTTTCGGCAGAGGCGGCAACTCGTGGTTTGGCACCTCCGGAACGTCTGGGTGCGGCAGCTCTGGCACGGTCGGGTGAGGAGGGAGTTCAGGCTTTGGCAGCTCTGGCGCCACTGGGTGCGGCGGCACCTCAGGCTTTGGAAGCTCTGGGACGGCCGGGTGAGGAGGCAGCAGTTCGGGCGTGGGCAGCTCCGGCACTGGGTGCGGCACCTCAGGCTTCGGCAGCTCGGGGACGGCCGGGTGCGGTGGCAGCTCGGCCTTCGGCTGCTCCGGCACTGTGTGAGGCACCTCAGGCTTCGGCAGCTCGGGGACGGCCGGGTGCGGTGGAAGCTCGGGCTTCGGCTGCTCCGGCACTGGGTGAGGCACCTCAGGCGGCACGACGTCGGTAGGGTGCGGCGGCAGCTCTGGTTTTGGCAGCTCCGGCACGGCAGGGTGGGGGTATTCCTCCTTGGGCGGCGCCTCCTCCAGCAACCGCGCCGCGCTGCTCATGCGGCTGCAGCAGAGCAGCAGTGCCACCAAGAGAAACGAAGACACCGTGCTCCTAGAACTCGAAGCCATGATTGGACGATGGTTTGCACTCAATCGTGCTCTATTTGTGCTTCTTGCCTTCTTGTCTTCGTCTTAGAGATTGGTTGTGTGTGGTGGCTAGGAACGTAGAGAAGCCTAGTATTTATAGCGTTCAGTGAAGGCTTGAGATCTCGTTGTTTCATAGCTGATAGCTGGTTAGGTCATCTGCATCGATGTGGTTGTTTAATTTTGTCCTTGGCAATGATACTTTCCTGATCTACACTTGTGTATGGTTTGATTAGTTGGGAATTCTGAGACGACCTGAGTGTGATCTGGTTGGTCGATGCTGCAGCGGCAATATATTGTAGGCTATATAGCTACACGTGTGCGATGTATCTCATCAGTCTACATTTGTTTGGCTACCGGATTGCGCAAAGGTGTGGACTTGCATGCCAAGAATCGACTAAGAAGAGACCAACATGAATAGGTGGATCTATATACTAGCTCCACTTTAAGCGGCCAGTTGAAAATGACGACCTTAACATGCCGTAAATTTATTCAAAGCgccatctttttctttttatgtttGTAAGTCATGTCCTTTTCCACTCCATCCTTTGAATTTGGCAAACTAATAATATCCATCAATCTGTGCTCCACAGGCAGGCGGCTATTAACTTTATTAAGAAAAAATATGTTTAAGTTTGTGGATGAATCGAGGCTGACACCTAATATTCAAAAGTTCTTATCTTTGCATGATCTCTCTATATATGTCCAACAGTCCGTGTCGGTCCGATTCAATGTCGTGTCGTGCCGTGTTGGGCTGCAGATCGTCGGGCCGCTACGGACCGTTGTGTCTAGCGGATCGTGCCTCTACAGGCTTCATGCCTGGCCTTTGGCCCAAGGCATGGCCCGCGGGCCGGTTTTCATGCCGAGCCAGTCCACGGCCCATCAAACCGACAACAGCTCGTTTCACCAAATGCtgaaatattttattattttcactAATTATTTATCATTTTTACCAATATAACAATTAACAGCACAATATATATAAGTCATAACTACATCAACCGTTTATTTAACTTGTACCGGACCGCTACCCGAGCCGACTGTTGGAACGGACCGTGCCACGTGCCTAGGTGACGGGCCAGGCACAGCCCCTCGGGCTGGGCCGGGCCCGGTGGCCACTGTGCTGGACCGGGCCACCGGACTGCAGCTGCATGGCCATGTATGGATCTCTCCCATTTGTCCATATTCTAACACAATAGTGAtgccttgattttttttttgtctagtTACCGATCACTTGTTAACTGAAGTAATAGTTTGTTGGGGTTTATAGTATAtattggggttcttcttgtcgCTCTCAAATAAACCTTCTTTATTCATGTGTTAGCTAGTGCTATTGATAGTTGTAAGGAGTAAGGACTTTTACTAGTTTGATTGCAACATACTCTCAAAAGGAAAATTTCTAAAATTTTAAGAAGTTTTAAGCTAGGCATGTGACATGATAACACCAAGATAAATAAATCTAAATGAAACTTGTGGATACATGGATATACTCTCTGCATATATAGGCATTATAACCAAAAGtacatacatatacatacaAAGCAAATACACATACATACAAAGCAAatacacatacacacacacacacactctacTGGAAACATGACGCTCCTAGCGAGTAGTGTTCATGGGGCACCGGCGGCGCGGCCAACAACATCCCAGGTAGACATCAAAGTGTAGACCATACGTACGTACACACATTATACATCAAATGTTCATTAATGCATATATAGGCCGGCCGATCACGGCTTGGTCTCTGGCTCCGGGTAGTGGCTCTCGGCCTTTGGTGGCACTGGCAACTCAGGTTCAGCCAGAGGTGGCAGCTCCGGCACGGTGGGGTGCTCAGGCATCTCAGGCTTCGGCAGCTCCGGCACGGCAGCAGGGTGCTCCGGCACCTCAGGCTTCGGCAGCTCAGGGACGGTGGGGTGAGGAGGAAGCTCGGGCTTTGGCAACTCCGGCACGGCAGCAGGGTGCTCCGGCACCTCGGGCTTGGGCAGCTCAGGCACGGTGGGAGTGGGATGTGGTGGCAGCTCAGGCTTTGGCAACTCCGGCACAGCAGCAGGGTGCTCCGGCACCTCGGGCTTCGGCAGCTCAGGCTTCGGCAACTTCTCCGGCACGGCGGGGTGCACGGGCACCTCGGGCTTTGGCAGCTCCGGCAAGACCGGATGCGGCGGCAGCTCAGGCTTAGGAAACTCCGGCACCGTAGGGTGCGGCGGGAGCTCAGGCTTGGGCAGCTCTGGCACTTCAGGGTGCGGGTACTCCTCCTTGGGCGCCGccacctcctccagcagccgcgccGCGCTGCTCGTGCCGCTGCATGAGAGCAGCAGCAATCCCATGAGGAGGACAAGGGAATGCATTGTGCTCTTGGAAGCCATGGCGAGTGAGAAGAAGATCGTTGTGTACTTCAGTACTTGAGTGGTGACTGGGCCGGGAGAGGGAAATTAATCATGGTATTTGTAGTGCCAATTGGAATGGAACCCTGGCTGATCGAGCGCAGATGTGACTCTTTTTTCTGTCTGATCCACGTAGTGATcgtttggtgattggttggctaTCTGCATCCCATGGTTGTCAACTTTGGATCTCTCTGTGTGCTTGCTCTCTCCTGATCCATCTCATGTATGGTATAGTTTGTTGGGAATACAGAGACCCAGATCTGGTTAGTGAATCACCTTTGCGTTGTGTGGCTACACGTGTGCGACGTATCTCACTGTCTCGTCGATGTGTTTGTGTTTGGCCACCGGATAACGCAAATAATGACACGATGTGCATGTCAAGGTCAGACTGAGAAGATAGCAGGAGCTTTTTGTAAAGCAAGTTGAAAATGACCAGAGAAATGTGGCATGGCCATTTTTCAGACAACTTGTTTTCATCAGCTAATTAAGTAGTCCTCTAGTTTCTTATCTAAATATGTTAAGAAGATTCCTTACAAAAATCAATTACACGTTTTGAGATCATTATCCTCATTAATGGTTCTGTTGAATTTTTGTTGTGCAAGTTCATCAGATTAAGCATATAGACACCCCTGCCTGCAAGCTTATTATTAGCTTCCCGGCCGATCTCATCATACAAGTGATGAAAATATGCCCCTTAATTTGGTACATGAGGTGTTGCATATATTCAATATTCAAACGCTAGCAAATGTAGCGGTTATATGCATATGAGTATATATGCCAAAATAGACAATCACTGTTGGACCATCACTGCTGGTTATTAAAACTAGCAGTGAATCAGTGATATATCGGTTTATGGCTTCAACCGGTAGTGATAGACATGGTACTATCACTATGATTGAAGCCACAAACCGGCCTTAATAGATATCACTGCCGGTTTGTGGCTTGAACAGCCTGCCATAGTGTTTTACATAATTCATACTCAATCGGATCAAGTTAAACTTTATGTAAAAATTATATAGTTTAAAGAGATAaaattttgtagttgacaacttttaaaTTTAATATGGTTTACATTTCCAAATATTCAGTGTAAGTTCTCGGATCAAATTTCCCCTAATAAGCCAGAGACACCCCCTGTGCAGCAGTTTGGGCCAACATCAAAGTGATAGTACTTGACGAGATgtacaactttatagttaacaaccttttcatttgaaatcgttTGAGTGTCAAATATACAATATAAAtttcaaattgtgtaattaaaaAATAGAGTCTTGTATTGTCAAATGTATCATGTATCTCAATAGGTACCTGTGCTCGAGGGTATGTATATGGTGACAATTCGCCCAACTAAGGAAGCATATATATTGCTCCCTGTTGGAAAATGCAACCATTTAAGAATTTATTTGCATTTCTTCGTCCATACACAACACAACAACACAATATATATTTCTGGATGAAAACTaacttttcaattttttttggaaattgAATCTTAAATTTGGGCTCTATATGTACACAAAAAAACTTATTAATAATAAAATTAGGTATACTGAAATTTGCTATCTTAATTTTGTTCTATTGTCCAAACTAGCCATGTTTTTAGATGGTTCAATGCCAAATGATTGGTCTACTGATCGGTCTTTGTTTGTTCTGGTGATGATATATATAAGAACAAAATGGTGGTGTCGTGAACTTTTGTAATTAGAGAAACTACGAAGTGTCGAACATTTTTTTACACTGAGTACTAGTCCATAGAATTAGATATACCCATAGACTATACTCCAACTCCAAcacaattaaatatatatatcatatatgccCTTTCCCTTCAAATACAAATAGTACGATCAACTAATATAATCCTTTAACCAGTCATGCATAATTTGCATATATACGCACATTGTCTAGAATTTGGATTTAGCTTCATATTTTTGGGTCTATTTGACAGAGCTCCCAGCCCCCTACTTGTTTTTCTTTGTGACAAGTGATTCTTTGGTGGAAAGATAATTTTTTAGATTCAATAGGATAAACTCTATGTTGAAAGTGATTCTATGCAAAAAAAAGTGAGTTAGTATACGTTACTTTTTCACCTCCCATGCTTCAAGTTCAAAGAACCACTTAGCAACATAATAATTTCTCTGTAAAATACTTGTTTGGCAGAGTTCCTCCTTAGATTCAGTCCAGAAGCTGCTCTAAAAGCTTTGGCAAACCAGCCCCTTACTTTTTTTTTGCGACTTCAATGATCATGAAAGCAATGTAACTACAACATGAACGTAACATTATTCATAAA encodes:
- the LOC8060644 gene encoding vegetative cell wall protein gp1, with the translated sequence MASKSTMHSLVLLMGLLLLSCSGTSSAARLLEEVAAPKEEYPHPEVPELPKPELPPHPTVPEFPKPELPPHPVLPELPKPEVPVHPAVPEKLPKPELPKPEVPEHPAAVPELPKPELPPHPTPTVPELPKPEVPEHPAAVPELPKPELPPHPTVPELPKPEVPEHPAAVPELPKPEMPEHPTVPELPPLAEPELPVPPKAESHYPEPETKP